One window from the genome of Oncorhynchus kisutch isolate 150728-3 linkage group LG21, Okis_V2, whole genome shotgun sequence encodes:
- the myct1a gene encoding myc target protein 1 homolog, producing MAENNTNLFLEILQSFDVVSLIIAFCVSIAVGILLGVLVYVVLTWMSRRRAGSGSITRRPPRPSRTSPRTRPGFNRNSSYDRRSNNSLVSAAFSFHRQASSPDQADPLGRKPSFRASTFHPLLQCSQIAREAEEGSQTTLPRTPTLTTSAGSAHQTAAQAAATPPRPELFWSSSSLRGFHATQTPPPAYESIIRAYQETCT from the coding sequence tcTCCCTGATCATAGCTTTCTGTGTGTCCATTGCGGTGGGAATCCTATTGGGGGTGCTGGTCTATGTTGTCCTGACCTGGATGTCCCGTCGCAGGGCCGGCTCGGGCAGTATCACCCGCCGGCCACCTCGCCCGTCCCGCACCTCCCCGCGCACCCGGCCTGGCTTCAATCGCAACAGCAGCTACGACCGGCGGAGCAACAACAGCCTGGTTAGCGCTGCCTTCAGCTTCCACCGCCAGGCATCCTCCCCAGACCAGGCTGACCCTTTGGGTCGCAAACCCAGCTTCAGGGCGTCCACCTTTCACCCACTTCTCCAGTGCAGCCAGATCGCCCGGGAAGCTGAGGAGGGGAGCCAGACCACGTTGCCTCGCACTCCAACCCTGACCACTTCAGCTGGGTCAGCCCACCAAACCGCAGCCCAGGCTGCTGCCACCCCACCCAGGCCCGAGTTGTTCTGGAGCAGTAGTAGTCTGAGGGGGTTCCATGCCACACAGACCCCACCTCCTGCTTATGAGAGCATTATAAGGGCCTACCAGGAGACCTGCACCTGA